The Longimicrobiaceae bacterium genomic interval GGGCCGTAGGTGTTCACCAGCCGCACCGTCGCGGGGACGCGCGACCGCCACGCGGCGAGGCGGTCGGCCTGCGCGCGCTCGCCGCCCAGGATCACCAGCCGAAGCCGCGGAGGCACCGCCACCTCCCCGGACTCCAGGCGGAGCGTCACCTCGTGCCAGAACGCGGTGGGGAGGCTCATCACGGTGACGCCCCGGCCGCCGACCTCCTCCAGGAAGGCGTCCACCGAGCCCACGCCCCCTGGAGCGCGCAGCACCAGCGCGGCGCCGGCGCAGAGGGTGGGGAAGATCTCCTCGACGCTGATGTCGAAGCTGAGCGAGGCGAACTGGAGCACCCGGTCCCCGGCGGTGATCCCGTACGCCCGGGTGGCCGCCTCCACGTAGTTGGCGAGCGAGCGGTGCTCCACCACCACGCCTTTGGGGGTGCCGGTGGAGCCGGAGGTGTAGATCACGTACGCCGCGCTCCCCGGCCCCACCTCCGGCACGGGGGCGGCCTCGGCCCCGGAGGGCGCACCGGCGAGGGCCTCCTCCAGCACCACCACCGGCGCTCCGGGCTCCCCGCCCGGGCGGTCTGCCGCCCCGCGCTGCGCCAGCACCAGGTGGAGGCCGGCATCCCCGGCCATCAGGCGCAGGCGCTCCGCCGGGTACTCGGGGTCGAGCGGGACGTAGGCGCCGCCCGCCTTGAGCACCGCCAGCACCGCCACCACCATCTCCGGCGAGCGCTCCGCCAGCACCCCCACCCGGGTCTCGGGCCCCACTCCGCGGGCGCGGAGGCGTGAGGCCAGCCGACCGGCGCGCGCGTCCAGCTCGCCGTAGGTGATCTCCCCGCCCTCCCACACCACGGCGGGCGCATCCGGGGTGCTCCGCGCCCGGGCCTCGAAGCGCCGATAGACCGGGGACGGCTCGGGGAAGGCCGCGTCGGTCCGGTTGAACTCCACCGTTACGCGGAGGCGCTCCTCCGGGGGGAGGAGGGGGAGACGGCCGACCGGCAGGTCGGGATCGGCGGCCGCGCCCTCCAGGAGCGAGAGGTAGCCGCGCGCCATGCGGGCCACCGTGTCCTCGTCGAAGAGCGCCGTCGCGTACTCCAGCCCCCCCGCGAGCCCGTCCGCCTTCTCCTCCATCATCAGCGTGAGGTCGAAGGAGGAGATCCCCGTGTCCACCTCCACCGGCTCCAGGCTCAGCTCCGGGAGCCGGAGCTTCTTCACCGGCGTGTTGTCGAGGAGGAACATCACCTGGAAGACGGGGGAGCGACTCAGGTCGCGCGCCGGCTGGAGCGCCTCCACCAGCCGCTCGAAGGGGAGCTCCTCGTGCGCGTAGGCGCCCAGCGCCGTCTCGCGGACCCGGCGCACCACCTCCCGGAACGTGGGGTCGCCGGAGAGGTCGGTGCGGAGCGCCAGGGTGTTGGCGAAGAACCCCACCAGCCCTTCCGTCTCCACGCGCCCGCGGTTGGCGACGGGCGAGCCCACCACCACGTCGGTCTGGCCACTGTAGCGGCGGAGGAGGACCTTGAAGGCGGCCAGCAGCACCATGAAGAGCGTTGCCTCCTCGCGCCGGGCGAGCCCGCGGAGCGCGTCGGCCAGCGGCCCGGGGATGCGGAAGCGGTGGAGCGCGCCCTCGAAGGCCTGCAGCGGCGGCCGGGGCCGGTCGGTGGGGAGCTCCAGCGCGGGGGCAGCCCCCCGGAGCTTTCCCGTCCAGTAGTCGAGCTGCCGGTGCAGGTTCTCCCCCTGCAGCCACTCCCGCTGCCAGACGGTGTAGTCCGGGTACTGGATCGGCAGCTCCGGGAGCCGGGGCTCCTCCCCCTTCACGAACGCCGTGTAGAGCGCCGAGATCTCGCGCACCATCACCCCGCGCGACCACCCGTCGCTGATGATGTGGTGCAGGGTGAGCAGGAGGACGTGGCTCTCCGGCGCGAGGCGGAGAAGCGAGGCCCGGAGCAGCGGCCCGGCGGCCAGGTCAAGCGGCCGGCGGGGCTCCAGGTTCACCCGGCGCTTCAGCTCGGCATCGCGCCCGGCATCGGAGAGGTGCTCCAGGCTCTCCGTCTCCAGGGGGACGCGCAGCTCCGGCAGCACCACCTGCACCGGGGCGCCGTCCTGCACGGCGAAGACGGTCCGCAGCGCCTCGTGCCGCTCCACCACGGCGTCGAGCGCGCGCTGCATGGCCCGCACGTCCAGTTCCCCCTCGAAGCGGGTGACGCTCAGGACGTTGTACGCCCAGGTCCCGGCCTCCAGCTGGTCGATGAACCAGAGCCGCTGCTGCGCGAACGAGGGAGGGCACGGCCCGCTCCCGGACCGGCGCGGGATCGCCGATGCCGGCGGCCGCCCGGACTCCTTCTCCCGCAGCCGCTCCATCAGGAGCGCGAGCTTTTCGGGGGAGAGCTTCGCCAGTCGTTCGGAGATCGGATCCATCGTCTCGTCGGTTCGGGGTCGTGGACGGGCGTTCCTCACCCCTCGGCGGGGGAGGCGTCCATCTCGTTCAGGAGGCGCAGGAGCTCGTCCTCGTCCTGGTCGGCGGCGCGGGCGCTGGCGACGGCCAGCGCCATCCCCTCCGGGGTGGGGGCCAGGAAGAGGTCGTGCACGGTGAGCTCCGCGCCGAAGGCGGCGCGCGCCCGGCCCAGGAGCTGCGCGGCGGGAAGGGAGTGGCCGCCCAGGTCGAAGAAGTTGTCGTGCACACCCACCCGCTCCACGCCCAGCACCTCCTCCCAGAGCGCGCAGATCTCCCGCTCCAGGCCGGTGCGCGGCGGGAGGTGGAGCGGGCCGGGGCCGCTCCCCGCGTCCTCGTCCGCCGCCGCGGCGAACTCCCCCGCCTCCAGCTTCCGGCGGAGCAGGGGGCGCCGGATCTTCCCCAGCGGAGTCCGCGGGATCTCGTCGCGGCCCACCAGGAGGACGCGCGCGACCTGGACGCCGAAGCGCTGCGCCACCCGACGGCGCAGCTCGCGCCGCAGCGCGGCGCGCTCGTCGGCCCCGGTGAGCGCGGTGTGCACGAAGAGGGCGACCTCGTCCGTCTCGCTCCCCTCCCCCCGCACCGCGCACGCGGCGGTGCAGGCGCGCTCCACCCCGTGCACCTCCTCCACCACCGCCTCGATCTCCTGGCTGTGGAGGTTGAGGCCGTTGACGATCAGGACGTCCTTCTCCCGCCCCGTGATCGTCAGCGACCCGCCGCGCAGGAATCCGGCGTCCCCGGTGTCGAACCAGCCGTCGTCGGTGAACCCGGCCCGGTCCTCCCCCGGGGCGGCGAGGTACCCGGGCATCACCGACTCTCCGCGGACCTGGATGCGCCCCTCGGTCCCCTCGGGGACGATCCTCCCCCCGGC includes:
- a CDS encoding amino acid adenylation domain-containing protein; the protein is MDPISERLAKLSPEKLALLMERLREKESGRPPASAIPRRSGSGPCPPSFAQQRLWFIDQLEAGTWAYNVLSVTRFEGELDVRAMQRALDAVVERHEALRTVFAVQDGAPVQVVLPELRVPLETESLEHLSDAGRDAELKRRVNLEPRRPLDLAAGPLLRASLLRLAPESHVLLLTLHHIISDGWSRGVMVREISALYTAFVKGEEPRLPELPIQYPDYTVWQREWLQGENLHRQLDYWTGKLRGAAPALELPTDRPRPPLQAFEGALHRFRIPGPLADALRGLARREEATLFMVLLAAFKVLLRRYSGQTDVVVGSPVANRGRVETEGLVGFFANTLALRTDLSGDPTFREVVRRVRETALGAYAHEELPFERLVEALQPARDLSRSPVFQVMFLLDNTPVKKLRLPELSLEPVEVDTGISSFDLTLMMEEKADGLAGGLEYATALFDEDTVARMARGYLSLLEGAAADPDLPVGRLPLLPPEERLRVTVEFNRTDAAFPEPSPVYRRFEARARSTPDAPAVVWEGGEITYGELDARAGRLASRLRARGVGPETRVGVLAERSPEMVVAVLAVLKAGGAYVPLDPEYPAERLRLMAGDAGLHLVLAQRGAADRPGGEPGAPVVVLEEALAGAPSGAEAAPVPEVGPGSAAYVIYTSGSTGTPKGVVVEHRSLANYVEAATRAYGITAGDRVLQFASLSFDISVEEIFPTLCAGAALVLRAPGGVGSVDAFLEEVGGRGVTVMSLPTAFWHEVTLRLESGEVAVPPRLRLVILGGERAQADRLAAWRSRVPATVRLVNTYGPTETTVIATLHDLTPPGDDRVPIGAPVANLRAYVLDGAMEPLPVGVPGELYVGGEGVARGYLGRPGPTAERFVPDPFGDRAGGRLYRTGDRVRWHLDGTLDFLGRVDAQVKIRGYRVEPGEVEAVLRTHPRVEQAAVVACETAGAPARLLGYFTRRPGAEPEEEGPAAVEELRGFLAARLPAYLVPAAFVELEEWPLTPGGKVDLRALPAPEEEAQAPEEREPTPLERVLARIWAEALRTERVGIDRNLFDLGAHSLLVTRVLSQVKSLCGVEVPVRAFFLRPTVAGMAAELLRAAPRPAQVERIAELTLHVAELSDAQVRSMAESHESPARQGSAAAEPPEPQPSPDAPTVR